One window of Elaeis guineensis isolate ETL-2024a chromosome 11, EG11, whole genome shotgun sequence genomic DNA carries:
- the LOC105054337 gene encoding DNA-directed RNA polymerases II, IV and V subunit 9A has product MSTMKFCRECNNILYPKEDKQKKTLLFACRNCDYQEVADSFCVYRNEVHHTVGERTQILQDVANDPTLPRTKDVRCVKCNHPEAVFFQAASRGEEGMTLFFVCCNPSCGYRWRD; this is encoded by the exons ATGAGTACCATGAAGTTCTGCCGCGAGTG CAACAACATTCTGTACCCAAAGGAGGATaagcagaagaagaccctcctctTCGCCTGCCGCAACTGCGACTATCAG GAGGTTGCTGACAGCTTTTGTGTCTATAGAAATGAAGTGCACCATACGGTTGGTGAACGCACTCAAATCCTACAAGATGTCGCAAATGATCCTACTCTTCCTCGCACCAAGGATGTCAGATGCGTGAAATGCAACCATCCTGAAGCTGTGTTTTTCCAG GCTGCTAGTAGAGGGGAAGAAGGTATGACCCTGTTCTTTGTCTGCTGCAACCCAAGTTGCGGATATCGGTGGAGAGATTGA